One Lysinibacillus fusiformis genomic window carries:
- a CDS encoding helix-turn-helix domain-containing protein, with protein sequence MHHLFVKPIDLEILKHKLATISIHTAKVKKGNTQATDETFYDKLFLDSETSSLDTDMHFTMIEPEHTETLNTLYNWLQQTPIYHHMKIYPLSDIIVCLFQINGMKIVEKNMRTLMKEWRLTNNSSLNISMYDCAPTTLKNMYALTKRALHQSFYEGFGHIFYANRQLATQPFDPLLTPEEQQLLIKSLEDGNLEEIKAFLYRLAKEGVYYEQDDLRIHLTSVLAQIRRFMLKYKLHEKAAIGQNYRQLFHLIIEHPLLYTILNGIISFTQTLMTLAREARMEKKADYVELALEIIEQQFQDSSLTLPFVAYKMGISPNYLSTIFSKKQGLPFKRFLQQIRIQNATKMLVETDFAISEIALLNGFDDPNYFIKIFKRQIGTTPNRYRKT encoded by the coding sequence TTGCACCACCTTTTTGTAAAACCCATTGATTTAGAAATTTTAAAGCACAAGCTTGCTACAATTTCGATTCATACAGCGAAGGTAAAGAAAGGCAATACCCAAGCTACAGATGAAACATTTTACGATAAATTATTTTTAGATAGTGAGACTAGCTCTTTAGATACAGATATGCACTTCACGATGATTGAACCTGAGCATACAGAAACGTTGAATACATTGTACAATTGGCTCCAGCAAACACCTATTTATCATCATATGAAAATCTATCCATTATCAGATATTATTGTCTGCCTGTTTCAAATAAACGGTATGAAAATAGTTGAAAAAAATATGCGTACATTGATGAAGGAATGGCGACTTACGAATAATAGTTCACTTAATATCAGTATGTACGACTGTGCACCTACAACACTAAAAAATATGTACGCCTTAACAAAGCGAGCACTTCATCAAAGTTTTTACGAAGGCTTTGGCCATATTTTTTATGCAAACAGACAGTTAGCCACACAACCATTTGACCCTTTACTAACACCCGAAGAGCAACAGTTACTCATTAAAAGTTTAGAGGACGGTAATCTCGAGGAAATCAAAGCCTTTTTATATCGATTAGCTAAAGAAGGGGTTTATTACGAACAGGATGACTTACGTATCCATTTGACAAGTGTATTGGCTCAAATTCGGCGTTTTATGCTGAAATATAAATTGCATGAGAAAGCCGCTATCGGACAAAACTATCGCCAGCTTTTTCATTTAATTATTGAACACCCCTTACTTTATACAATTCTGAATGGCATTATTTCATTCACACAAACACTTATGACATTAGCGCGAGAGGCTCGAATGGAGAAAAAAGCAGACTATGTAGAATTGGCACTAGAGATTATCGAGCAACAGTTCCAGGATAGTTCACTAACCTTGCCCTTCGTCGCCTATAAAATGGGGATTAGCCCCAATTATTTGAGCACTATTTTCTCCAAAAAGCAGGGCTTACCATTTAAACGCTTTTTACAACAAATACGTATTCAAAATGCAACGAAAATGCTTGTCGAAACAGATTTTGCTATTAGTGAGATCGCGCTTCTAAATGGCTTCGATGACCCAAATTACTTCATTAAAATATTCAAGCGGCAAATCGGTACTACTCCTAATCGTTATCGTAAAACTTGA
- a CDS encoding response regulator transcription factor, producing MRILLIDRDPTELSGIRWFLQTYFPGDIIVEMCTVISEATESIQQFEPEVILLNIDLIPNNRLTKLYQLLQKHSGTIFAITTEPFFKNAMKAIDLQVAPPFCKTH from the coding sequence ATGCGAATTTTATTGATTGATAGAGACCCTACAGAACTATCAGGTATTCGATGGTTTTTACAAACGTATTTCCCTGGAGATATTATTGTGGAGATGTGTACGGTTATTTCTGAAGCAACTGAGAGCATTCAACAGTTTGAGCCTGAGGTAATATTACTGAATATCGATTTAATTCCTAACAACCGATTAACGAAGCTTTATCAGCTATTACAAAAACACTCAGGCACTATTTTTGCAATAACGACAGAACCATTCTTTAAAAATGCGATGAAAGCAATTGATTTGCAGGTTGCACCACCTTTTTGTAAAACCCATTGA
- the hutH gene encoding histidine ammonia-lyase: MISIIELDGNTLTRQQVEGIVNGHANVALSTESEKRIQLSRERIEKRLAEGQAIYGVNTGFGKLSHIRIDEADNELLQLNLLRSDATGVGEPFPTEVVRAMMILRANALARGFSGIRLETVQLLLDCINKGVHPIVPSQGSVGASGDLAPLSHLALVLVGEGKAEFKGEIVSGGIALQQAGLTPVRLQAKEGLALVNGTQAMTGIGVLTLNEAERIGLAADMAASLSLEALKGITSAFDPALLAVRPHPELELVGGRIRKWLDGSKRVTKQGEIRMQDAYSLRCIPQVHGASWQSFFYAEECVQTEMNATTDNPIVLENGEVLSGGHFHGQPIALAMDFLKVGVCEWANISERRTERMVNPQLNEGLPPFLATNPGIECGLMIAQYTAASIVSENKVLAHPSSVDSIPTSGNQEDHVSMGTTSARQVRQIVHNAARVIAIEMICASQAIHLDRAEKQLAPATSQFLQKVRAICPPLTTDQPIGDEIEALAKYLLASDELVAMSK; this comes from the coding sequence ATGATTTCTATTATTGAGCTTGATGGCAATACTTTAACAAGACAGCAAGTAGAAGGAATCGTGAATGGGCATGCCAATGTTGCGTTATCCACTGAAAGTGAGAAGCGCATTCAATTAAGTAGGGAGCGCATTGAAAAGCGTTTAGCGGAAGGGCAAGCAATTTATGGTGTGAATACAGGATTTGGAAAACTAAGTCATATTCGTATTGATGAGGCGGATAATGAGTTATTACAGTTGAATTTACTACGCTCAGATGCAACAGGTGTTGGCGAACCGTTTCCTACAGAAGTTGTCCGTGCGATGATGATTTTACGTGCCAATGCATTAGCACGTGGTTTTTCAGGCATTCGACTGGAGACAGTGCAGCTATTACTGGATTGCATCAATAAAGGTGTGCATCCGATAGTACCGTCACAGGGGTCAGTTGGGGCAAGTGGTGATTTAGCGCCGCTATCACATTTGGCTTTAGTGCTTGTAGGAGAAGGTAAGGCTGAGTTTAAAGGTGAGATTGTAAGTGGCGGTATAGCGTTACAGCAAGCAGGATTAACGCCTGTACGACTACAAGCGAAAGAAGGTCTAGCGCTAGTTAACGGTACACAGGCCATGACAGGTATTGGTGTATTAACATTGAATGAGGCAGAGCGCATTGGGCTTGCCGCAGATATGGCAGCAAGTCTGTCGCTTGAAGCACTAAAAGGTATTACTTCAGCATTTGATCCAGCGCTTTTAGCTGTAAGACCACACCCGGAATTAGAGCTTGTTGGCGGGCGAATTCGCAAGTGGCTTGATGGAAGTAAACGAGTGACAAAGCAGGGTGAAATACGGATGCAGGATGCTTATTCACTTCGTTGTATTCCACAAGTACACGGCGCATCATGGCAGTCATTTTTTTATGCGGAGGAGTGCGTGCAAACTGAGATGAATGCAACGACAGATAATCCTATTGTTTTAGAGAACGGAGAAGTATTATCTGGTGGGCATTTCCACGGACAGCCAATTGCGTTAGCGATGGACTTTTTAAAGGTTGGTGTGTGTGAATGGGCCAACATCTCTGAACGTCGTACGGAACGCATGGTCAATCCGCAGCTCAATGAAGGCTTGCCGCCATTTTTAGCGACAAATCCAGGGATTGAGTGTGGACTAATGATTGCGCAATATACAGCAGCTTCAATCGTGTCAGAAAACAAAGTATTGGCACACCCTTCAAGCGTAGATTCTATTCCAACATCGGGTAATCAGGAGGATCATGTCAGTATGGGGACGACATCTGCTCGTCAAGTACGCCAAATCGTACACAATGCTGCTCGCGTCATTGCGATAGAAATGATTTGTGCATCGCAGGCCATTCATTTAGATAGGGCGGAGAAACAGTTAGCACCAGCTACAAGTCAATTTTTGCAAAAGGTACGTGCAATCTGTCCACCGCTTACAACGGATCAGCCGATTGGTGATGAAATTGAAGCGTTAGCAAAATATTTATTGGCGAGTGATGAGTTAGTGGCAATGTCGAAATAA